A single genomic interval of Salvelinus namaycush isolate Seneca chromosome 41, SaNama_1.0, whole genome shotgun sequence harbors:
- the LOC120034247 gene encoding nucleolar protein 12-like, which produces MKNMKNWNKKEKGKHDKFKPGSKKREKCVVMFNDNERQEYLTGFHKRKVERRKAAVVEIQTKIKEEQKRVKEERHKEYLKLLQERKEALDEDDDEEDELEDVITGTTESVQYDHPNHTVTVTTISDLDLTGASLFAPATNQVTEDGEEGEEVEEQEKMSAMPKKSGNPILNKKICSLNASLHAHQTQRKGSRKGKQEGKGRGRPTDKKPGATDKKGRLEKNRVGRTSKKQRRRLTGKRVHHKD; this is translated from the exons ATGAAAAACATGAAGAACTGGAACAAAAAGGAAAAGGGGAAGCATGATAAATTTAAACCTGGATCTAAGAAAAGAGAGAAATGTGTGGTCATGTTCAACGATAACGAGCGACA GGAGTATCTGACAGGATTCCACAAAAGAaaggtggagaggaggaaagcgGCAGTGGTGGAAATCCAGACCAAGATAAAGGAGGAGCAGAAGAGAGTCAAAGAAGAG AGACACAAGGAGTATTTGAAGTTGCTGCAGGAAAGAAAAGAGGCTCTCG atgaggatgatgatgaagaagatGAATTGGAGGATGTGATAACGGGCACTACCGAGTCTGTACAGTACGATCACCCCAACCATACTGTTACCGTAACAACCATCAGTGACCTTGACCTCACGGGGGCCAGCCTCTTTGCTCCAGCAACCAATCAG GTTACTGAGGACGGTGAGGAGGGcgaggaggtggaggagcaggAGAAAATGAGTGCAATGCCAAAGAAATCTGGGAATCCCATCCTCAATAAAAA AATCTGCTCACTGAACGCCTCGCTCCACGCTCACCAGACGCAGCGGAAGGGAAGCAGGAAAGGGAAGCAGGAAGGCAAAGGACGAGGCCGGCCAACAGACAAGAAGCCAGGTGCCACAGACAAGAAGGGCAGACTTGAAAAGAACAGAGTTGGGAGGACCAGCAAGAAGCAAAGACGCAGACTGACTGGGAAGAGGGTACATCACAAGGACTGA